Genomic window (Primulina eburnea isolate SZY01 chromosome 8, ASM2296580v1, whole genome shotgun sequence):
AGCGCATCAGCAGCGGCAGCTGAAGAGTCCGCCTGGAGACTCCACCACGAAACTAGCGAGAACAATCAACTCCGCTATCGAGACAATGAAGGAAAAGAAAGAGGAATATAGACAACAGCAAAGAGACGAACAAGGCCTGCAACTTTTGACTTTACTCCTTCAGTGTGCGGAGGCGGTGTCAGTAGATAAATTGGAAGAAGCTAACAAGCTGCTTTTGGAGATCTCCCAACTCGCCACACCATTTGGCACGTCTGCCCAACGAGTTGCTGCTTACTTCTCAGAGGCAATGTCAGCCAGGCTAGTCAGCTCGTGCATAGGGATATATGCTGCGTTGCCAACTGTGCCGCACAGCCAGAAGATGGCGACGGCTTTTCAAGTCTTCAATGGGATCAGCCCTTTTGTCAAGTTTTCGCACTTCACTGCTAACCAGGCCATTCAAGAAGCGTTCGAGAGAGAAGATAGGGTTCACATAATAGACCTCGACATCATGCAAGGGCTACAGTGGCCAGGCCTCTTTCACATATTGGCATCTCGGCCCGGTGGTCCTCCTTTTGTTCGCCTAACAGGATTAGGAAACTCCGCCGAGGCTCTCGAAGCAACAGGAAAGCGCTTGTCAGATTTTGCGGATAAATTGGGGCTGCCATTCGAGTTTTCGCCTATAACCGAAAAAGTTGGCAACCTCAACCCAGAGAATTTAAATGTGAGCAGCAGGGAGGCTGTTGCGGTTCACTGGTTGCAGCATTCGCTATACGATGTCACTGGCTCCGACGCCAATACGTTATGGTTCTTGCAAAGGTATCTGCAATTACCTCCTCTTTTATTACTTCCTAATCTGTTCCCACGTATTTGTCATAAGTTACTGATTATCGCCTCAACTAACTAAGATTTGATAATATTAACTTATGAAAATTTATAGGAAAGAAACACCAGCAATAATTCTAGTTATCTTATGCTTGCATGTTCGCATTGAACTTGAAGAGGAGCAAGTTACGGATTAGTACCTCATGTTTATTTAGTGTTTTTGTAATAGATAATTGGGACCTGTTATCCTTGTAATGCACGTAGACTACAGACTGGTGTGAATGATTTGGCACAGTTGATGATGATTCTCTGTGGTCCATGCATTAAGTTTTACCACATTGTAGAAATCTATTTGATATTTTACTGTTTCTAATACTCGGAAGCCTAACGCAGAGTATCCCCTAAAGTGGTCACAGTCGTCGAGCAAGACTTGAGCCATGCAGGTTCTTTCCTGGGAAGATTCGTCGAAGCGATTCATTACTACTCGGCCTTGTTCGACTCTCTTGGAGCTTGCTACGGGGAAGAGAGCGAAGAAAGGCATGCAGTGGAGCAGCAACTGTTGTCCAGGGAGATAAAGAACGTGTTGGGCGTCGGGGGTCCATCGAGAAGAGGGGAGGCCAAGTTCACAAATTGGAGAGAAAAGCTTCAGCAATCTGGCTTTAAAGGTATATCGTTGGCAGGCAATGCCGCTGCCCAAGCCACTCTCTTGCTTGGAATGTTCCCTAGTTCTGATGGCTACACTCTGGTGGAGGATAAGGGCTCCCTTAAGCTTGGTTGGAAAGATCTGTGTTTGCTCACTGCATCGGCCTGGAGGCCTTCCTTGTCCACCGAGTAGCAGCTACCCCACCAAACTGGGACACGATGTTACAGTATCTTCTCCATTTCTTCAGTATTTGGAGAGTTTCCGATTGAAGAACTAAAGACTATTCATGTTTAGTGCTGTTGAACatatatgaaattaatttaAGTTGCGCCACGCCGAATTTCCCTTTTTTTCTAGTTTTAATCTCCAatggaaaaatatattttatacatATCTAAATAATTTTGAGAATTAGGTGTTAATccctaaatcaaataaaattagACCACTCCATAAATATTCTTTTTGTAGAATATATAAACTTTACATTAAAAGCCAACACATTTGTACTAGTAAGAAAATGAAAGTAAAATTATTAAAGCTACCTGGCAAATAAATTTTACTGGGAGAGGAAATGCAGTATCCAagtatttttctaaaaatgcttCCACTTGTGGTGCATTTTTATTATatactattttattaagtttgagactttcaaaatgaaaaacttttgatgtcattatttgttctaatatttgtatatattaataaagtgttaaaaTTGTAATGTAAATTATACGTAATTTAGCGAATATAATCTTTCTTTCTTAAGAAAAAAGTTATAGGTTTAATTATTTCTTAGTCGTCGAGTGCTGGCTTCCCCCAGCAAATGTGATCAAAGTGAAAGCTCAAGTTTCTCTTTGAAAACCCCTTCTAACATAATCACCCCAATCACTTCCCCATTTCTTGGAAGTGTTTCACGAATTTTCTGTCGTATTAAGATATAACCTtgattatgtttattttttgtattttttgttGGGTTTTCTTTTGGCACGCTAAAATATGAtgtaaatagtttttttttggTAAGATCGTATTTTATATCATCCTATGCAatttcaatttgtttctggttttagaattttatatatttttaattctcAATGTTATAAATAGTCCAactataattacaaaattgcattaaaatcataaaattacaCGTAgagaaaaaataaaacatttaaatatagaGCATTCAATAGCTCTTCTAATTTACTTTAGTAAGATCAAAATATTTCATCTTGGCTTTCTACTATTGTAACTCAGGATTTATCGATTTGATGTTATGAATGTTTATTTCTAAAAAAAAGATGGATTATTTCAGAAAATTAATATAAGAGTTATATTTTATCCTTTAAGTGATATAAATTACTACAATCAATCTATATTGTAGCACTAATTCATTATCATTTTAGACTATTAGTTATATATCCGGTGGAATAATTAGACTATAGTTACTTATATATTAGgtgaaataaatataaaattttgatattttatttttgcccTTACAAAAATTAggatcacacacacacacacacacacacacacacacacatatatatatatatatatatatatatatatatatatatatatatatatatatatatatttattgagTTTTTTGATTTGTATTGATAAGAAAGTTCTTTTTATCTCGTGACAATTAGAAAGCATAACTCATGATCCACACTTTTatttagatatagatatagattaaaaaaaatttatttttattatcaaacatatatttattttaatgtatcATTatttagatatagatatagattaaaaaaaatttatttttattatcaaacatatatttattttaatgtatcattgttaggcaaaaacttatgtgaaacagtctcacggatcataatctatgagacggtctcgtgggtcgtatttgtgagactaatatcttatttgggtcactcatgaaaaaatattattttttatgttaaaagtattactttttagtcaaaaacttgtgtgagactgtctcacgggtcgaatttgtgagacgaatctcttatttgggttatccatgaaaaaatataattttttttatgctaagagtattactttttattgtgaatatgaatagggttgacccgtctcacagattaatatccgtgagacggtctcacatgatacccactctactttttattgtgaatatgggtagggttgacccgtctcacatattatgatccgtgagacggtctcacatgagactcgctcTTTTTGCTATTAGATTTCTCAAAAATTATGtagaaactttttatcaattATTCTAACAATGCACAATTTAAAAGgataatataaaatttacaaaGAAAAACTTTATCATTCTTTTGCACTTTTATAAgtatagtatataatatatatttttttaatttttttcttttaatatttttaatgaaaaatatattttctattcaaaaagatattattttaatatttttcatttaattatgtatcaagaaaatgttatttcttaaatgtatttttattatcaaatatatattcaatttttacgtaatattatttttaaagtttcttatataacaatttcctattaaaaaattaaaaacactaATATGATCCTCGTATGTTTAATGAGGTCAAAAAATTAAATACACTAATTAAATGAATAAGCAATCCATTAATTTCTACAAATTCAATATCTCAAATTGGACCCTAA
Coding sequences:
- the LOC140839949 gene encoding protein SCARECROW-like, which encodes MAAKAFAFGAIEADNIRAARGGDTADHLSNYSTAPLQGCSKMVRKRAASEMELQQAVNGGRFLRRSAAGTASPPTPQGDYGDVTSLPLPNPPSQHSIQAPSYSTMMQSNYNNATNLNTRAASARSDPSFSFIQNNVYYAAGASSTTALTNFTDSSAASSSLPSQISSSTPPLCVFSGLPLFPPDGSRGATTLQLSSASTSCSSLVTEETATWIDGIVKDLIQSSNVCIPQLILNVREIIHPCNPNLATLLEYRLRSLTTPSDDVRSGRKLDMLPPLNFESPSELRLHMHADNNSFLLSHGLNAEPMINHGISWPPCNTQIHIQSNTPRTSSALSFASSPVTIVSNSDEMPEQAQPQDQHLAHQQRQLKSPPGDSTTKLARTINSAIETMKEKKEEYRQQQRDEQGLQLLTLLLQCAEAVSVDKLEEANKLLLEISQLATPFGTSAQRVAAYFSEAMSARLVSSCIGIYAALPTVPHSQKMATAFQVFNGISPFVKFSHFTANQAIQEAFEREDRVHIIDLDIMQGLQWPGLFHILASRPGGPPFVRLTGLGNSAEALEATGKRLSDFADKLGLPFEFSPITEKVGNLNPENLNVSSREAVAVHWLQHSLYDVTGSDANTLWFLQRVSPKVVTVVEQDLSHAGSFLGRFVEAIHYYSALFDSLGACYGEESEERHAVEQQLLSREIKNVLGVGGPSRRGEAKFTNWREKLQQSGFKGISLAGNAAAQATLLLGMFPSSDGYTLVEDKGSLKLGWKDLCLLTASAWRPSLSTE